A window of Hemiscyllium ocellatum isolate sHemOce1 chromosome 35, sHemOce1.pat.X.cur, whole genome shotgun sequence genomic DNA:
GAAAGCTCAGTCTGCTTGGCCTAAATACCTCCCTTCGTAACTGGATTCTGGACTTGCTGACTGGGAGAGCTCACTCAGTCTGGATTAGGAACTGACTCCAACAAAATCACACTGAGTATGGAGGCCCCCCCAAAGCTGTGTACTCAGTCtgctgctgttcaccctgctgacacaGGGTGCAGCGATGCACAGCTCGAATCCCATCATCAAGTTCACTGATAATACGACTGTAGTGGGTCTCATCAGCACAGATAatgagtcagcatacagagaggagaTGCAGCAGCTAACGGACTGGTGCAaagccaacaacctgtctctgaacgtGGACATGTTGAAAGAgatctgttctcagctgtacccgtctcagattgatctctttcctcactatctccctgggtcccaccacccctccccctccccccaccctcaccttactagtttaaatcctcccaagcagttccagcaaatttcccttccagtatattagtccccttccaatttaggtgcaatccgtctttcttgtacaggtctcttctaccccaaaaaagattccaatgatccaaaaatgtgaatctttcacccatacaccagctcctcagccatgcattcatctgctctatcctcctattcctgccctcactagctcgtagcactgggaataatccagatattactaccctagagaacctcctttttaaatttctgcctaactctctgtaatctcccttcagagtctaaatcttttcccttccaatgtcgttggttccaatgtggacaataacATCCTGCTGTACCATGTGTGGTAAGGGGTGTACTCATTTGctgggttaaattaatagctctggcttatattttaagtttaatcatgaGACTTACCTCCAAggacatataatcaagaaagaatccactatattCACTACTGctgcctttctcttggacagacttataacaacaattaacttatctgattctgtgctgtgaacttcgcccaacaattcctccaagattagttgcgaATTTCGTTGTTCAtttattttcccagatgcactccaatgtccagcgatacacgaattcaaacagcaaagttagcaactgtgcaggttctctctttctctctctctctcttgttaaaatcagatcagccgcaATGTTACTGTGTGGTGCAGTAGGCTTGAAAGGCCTCGTCTTAATTCTTGATCATGTCTTTTTGATGATTTCTTATGACCCTCTTTTTCCTGTTAAAAATTTATTTCATAGGGTGTTAGAAAAAGAGGATTTTCTGACAGATCTGGCTGACACATCACACAGATAATCAGGACTTGAATATCTTCAGCATTCAGTCATGGAAGCAAAAGGCATGAGTCGTAATGCAGAGAAACCATACATGTGTTCTATTTGTGGTCGCTGCTTCTGCCGATCATCTGGCCTGTCAAGACACAAGCACAGCCACACCAGCGAGAAACCATGTAAGTGTGGGGACTGTGGCAAGGGGTTCAGTTACCCGTTTGAGCTGGAAATTCATCAGCGCATGCACACTGGGGAAAAACTGTTTACCTGTACCATGTGTGGTAAGGGGTGTACTCATTTCTCTGCCCTCCGGAAGCACTGGCGAGTTCACACTGACCAAAGACCTTTTAAATGTCCAGACTGTGGAAAGTGCTATAAAAGTTCCTGGGAACTGACGTGTCATCAACGTGTTCACACTGATGAACGACCATTCAGGTGCACTCACTGTGGAACTGGTTTCAGGCGATCATCTGATCTAACTGTACACCAACGtagccacactggggagagaccctTCACTTGCCctgtgtgtgggaaaggattcactcaatcttccCAGCTTAGTACCCACCAACTTGTTCACACTAATAAGAGACCTTTTAAGTGTTCTGATTGTGAGAAGAGCTTTAAAAGCAAAAAGCATCTGGTGActcaccagcgagttcacactggtgAGAGACCATTCACTTGCTCTGTATGTGGGAAGGGTTTTGGCCGTTCCTCTTACCTACTGAAGCACCAActggttcacactggggagaggccattcacgtgctctgagtgtgggaaaggGTTTGCTTGTTCATCCTATTTGTTGAAACATCAACGGGTTCACAATGGAGAGAAGCCTTTTTCCTGCTCTGTGTGTGGAAAGAGATTCACTTGCTCATCTAACCTACTGAAACATCAACGAGTCCACACTGgtgagaggccattcacctgctctacatgtgggaaaggattcactgtGTCATCCAATCTGTtgaaacaccagcgagttcacaagtGAATGCAAACTTTATATTATGCTGCTTTTCTTGCTAAAAACGAAGGTCAAAATTGAACATTGTGACATTTGGGATTTGTTTCTGACAATGCTAATAATC
This region includes:
- the LOC132832617 gene encoding zinc finger protein ZFP2-like, coding for MEAKGMSRNAEKPYMCSICGRCFCRSSGLSRHKHSHTSEKPCKCGDCGKGFSYPFELEIHQRMHTGEKLFTCTMCGKGCTHFSALRKHWRVHTDQRPFKCPDCGKCYKSSWELTCHQRVHTDERPFRCTHCGTGFRRSSDLTVHQRSHTGERPFTCPVCGKGFTQSSQLSTHQLVHTNKRPFKCSDCEKSFKSKKHLVTHQRVHTGERPFTCSVCGKGFGRSSYLLKHQLVHTGERPFTCSECGKGFACSSYLLKHQRVHNGEKPFSCSVCGKRFTCSSNLLKHQRVHTGERPFTCSTCGKGFTVSSNLLKHQRVHK